Proteins from a genomic interval of Trichoderma breve strain T069 chromosome 2, whole genome shotgun sequence:
- a CDS encoding mpv17 / PMP22 family domain-containing protein has protein sequence MSPETASSSLPTVSPSAQNVVAPIPIWQRLGPVTRVAQAYARSQKKRPYVTQTISTIFIFFSADIVAQSMNDDDYDPVRTVRNVFIGAGTAIPAYKWFQFLAKNFNYSSRAASLGVKIVMNQLLFATYMNVYFFSMQALLTGEGINGAVQRVRDTLLTSWINSCKVWPFVMAFNLSYVPLEYRALFAGMINLGWQAYLSLLNRWAELRQAEAAQMAIQPAAIAQVA, from the exons ATGTCACCAGAgacagcaagcagcagcttgcctACAGTCTCACCATCAGCACAAAATGTTGTTGCGCCGATTCCCATATGGCAGCGCCTGGGGCCGGTAACTCGTGTTGCTCAAGCGTATGCACGATCTCAGAAGAAAAGGCCTTATGTGACTCAGACCATAAGCAccattttcatcttcttcagcgccgACATTGTCGCTCAGAgcatgaatgatgatgactacGATCCTGTACGGACGGTGCGAAACGTCTTCATCGGGGCGGGTACTGCCATTCCAGCATATAAATG GTTCCAGTTTCTCGCCAAAAACTTCAATTACTCATCTCGTGCAGCGTCTCTGGGAGTCAAAATCGTCATGaaccagcttctttttgccacTTATATGAATGTCTACTTCTTCAGCATGCAAGCCCTTCTCACCGGCGAGGGTATCAACGGCGCTGTTCAGCGTGTTAGAGACACCCTGCTCACAAGCTGGATCAATTCATGCAAAGTATGGCCTTTTGTTATGGCATTCAACCTTTCCTATGTGCCTCTGGAATACCGAGCCCTCTTTGCTGGAATGATCAACCTCGGATGGCAGGCCTATCTGAGTCTTTTAAACAGGTGGGCAGAGCTCCGCCaggctgaagctgcacaGATGGCTATTCAACCTGCGGCGATTGCTCAAGTGGCATGA